One part of the Dermacentor andersoni chromosome 2, qqDerAnde1_hic_scaffold, whole genome shotgun sequence genome encodes these proteins:
- the LOC129387438 gene encoding uncharacterized protein, with product MWVSLLVTHLGLWDWCTCPKSGFCCFWPCRKPPDRQPFCERLPPGTRGPPLPSRMASGTSSTWEENVYDDVEVPGSNKSQLFLQTRDGLTEVTYEPVPDQDHVETTISRDKEKRAVSPDAKHSAGAPAAKSKGAADSTKRSPKSEDEHIYEDIDAAHINEQ from the exons ATGTGGGTCAGCCTTCTGGTGACTCATCTTGGTCTGTG GGACTGGTGTACATGCCCCAAAAGTGGATTCTGCTGCTTCTGG CCGTGCAGGAAGCCTCCCGATCGCCAGCCCTTCTGCGAGCGGCTGCCGCCAGGGACGAGGGGGCCGCCGCTTCCGTCTCGAATGGCGTCCGGTACGTCGAGCACGTGGGAAGAGAACGTGTACGATGACGTCGAAGTGCCCGGCTCCAACAAGTCGCAGCTGTTTCTGCAGACCAGGGACGGCCTGACCGAGGTCACCTACGAGCCGGTCCCCGACCAGGACCACGTCGAGACCACCATATCGCGCGACAAGGAGAAGCGTGCCGTCTCGCCCGATGCGAAGCACTCCGCCGGGGCGCCCGCGGCCAAGTCGAAAGGAGCGGCGGATTCGACCAAGCGTTCGCCCAAAAGCGAGGATGAGCACATTTACGAGGACATCGATGCCGCCCATATAAATGAGCAATAG